The Streptomyces sp. NBC_00691 genome has a segment encoding these proteins:
- a CDS encoding TetR/AcrR family transcriptional regulator, protein MSVQQRKERERADRERLIVTTARELAEQQGWDAVTTRRLAERIEYSQPVLYSHFRGKREIIGAVALQGASEMAAALRAATSATDDPRDRVAALARTYLDFAERNPAVYDAMFQLDGGLAFAHEDTPEPLKDAFAALLESLGAVAGDGVHPGLFTETFWASLHGLATLTRAGRLPAEHTEWRVELLVDRLAVA, encoded by the coding sequence ATGTCGGTACAGCAGCGCAAGGAACGCGAACGGGCGGACCGCGAGCGCCTCATCGTGACCACGGCCCGCGAACTCGCCGAGCAGCAGGGCTGGGACGCCGTCACCACCCGCAGGCTCGCCGAGCGCATCGAATACAGCCAGCCCGTCCTCTACAGCCATTTCCGCGGCAAGCGCGAGATCATCGGCGCCGTCGCCCTCCAGGGGGCCTCCGAGATGGCCGCTGCCCTGCGGGCCGCGACCTCCGCCACGGACGACCCCCGGGACCGGGTCGCCGCACTCGCCCGCACGTACCTCGACTTCGCCGAGCGCAACCCGGCGGTCTACGACGCCATGTTCCAGCTCGACGGCGGCCTCGCATTCGCCCACGAGGACACCCCGGAGCCACTCAAGGACGCCTTCGCCGCCCTGCTGGAGAGCCTCGGCGCGGTCGCCGGGGACGGCGTCCACCCGGGGCTGTTCACCGAGACGTTCTGGGCGTCCCTGCACGGGCTGGCCACCCTGACCCGCGCGGGACGGCTGCCGGCGGAGCACACCGAGTGGAGAGTGGAACTCCTGGTGGACCGGCTCGCCGTCGCCTGA
- a CDS encoding anthrone oxygenase family protein has product MLNALEVFTTVVVGLMVGVEFAVAFVINPILGALPEDSGILGRAHGGRMLGAVMPFWYIGSLVLVAVWAVAGWRNPGAGLVVTAGALLILSVIMSVLLLVPINNRGKTWTPDNRPKDWKEQQNRWDRFHYVRVAVIIGAFALLATALG; this is encoded by the coding sequence ATGCTCAACGCACTCGAGGTCTTCACCACGGTGGTCGTCGGCCTCATGGTGGGGGTGGAGTTCGCCGTCGCCTTCGTCATCAACCCGATCCTCGGCGCCCTCCCGGAGGACAGCGGCATACTCGGCCGGGCGCACGGGGGCCGGATGCTCGGCGCCGTGATGCCGTTCTGGTACATCGGCTCGCTCGTCCTCGTCGCGGTCTGGGCCGTCGCGGGATGGCGCAACCCCGGAGCGGGTCTCGTCGTCACCGCCGGCGCGCTGCTGATCCTCAGCGTGATCATGTCGGTCCTGCTGCTCGTCCCGATCAACAACCGCGGCAAGACGTGGACCCCCGACAACCGGCCCAAGGACTGGAAGGAGCAGCAGAACCGCTGGGACCGCTTCCACTACGTCCGTGTCGCCGTCATCATCGGGGCCTTCGCCCTGCTGGCCACCGCCCTCGGCTGA
- a CDS encoding MFS transporter: MATPPSPTAIKSPPPAPRSVLRDPAFLRLWAGTTASGLATWALPFVLGLAVLHRDLGAAGLGLVLAARTAGFLAAVTVGGVLADRHSRRAVVLWSSLAAAAAAPLLAAGLGRSLALMTCAAALAGAGQGACRPAFQALTAETVEAGRRQQANAAMTMAVRGSTLAGPALTALLAAFLDVRTLLLGIGALWLVAAFAPSGVATRAREAEPGTAAGVRPSSAEAEPDVAATAGSGSGPSPRTGFRTEFLEGIREARRHPWFLAGLGALVAVIALGYSATSVALPLISRDRYGTEWVLAAAMTAYTVGALGGALVIARLRPRSQGWAALAGLGAYGAAPLSLMLPVHPVVVVAAYAVAGIGIELFNVPWFTATQREVAPDKLARVSSLDFLVSYGLAPIGLALIAPAIDRFGVTPVLAACAAACFLVPAAAALVPTARHFARTAPPEARTDRSTG; encoded by the coding sequence GTGGCCACCCCGCCCTCACCGACAGCGATCAAGTCGCCTCCCCCAGCGCCGCGTTCGGTTCTCCGCGACCCCGCCTTCCTGCGCCTGTGGGCGGGCACCACCGCGTCCGGCCTCGCGACCTGGGCCCTCCCCTTCGTCCTCGGACTCGCCGTACTCCACCGCGACCTCGGCGCCGCGGGACTCGGTCTCGTCCTCGCCGCCCGCACCGCCGGATTCCTCGCCGCCGTCACCGTCGGCGGCGTGCTCGCCGACCGGCACTCCCGCCGCGCGGTCGTTCTCTGGTCCTCACTCGCGGCGGCCGCCGCCGCACCCCTGCTCGCCGCGGGCCTCGGCCGGTCGCTCGCCCTGATGACATGCGCCGCGGCCCTGGCCGGCGCCGGACAGGGCGCCTGCCGACCGGCGTTCCAGGCACTCACGGCGGAGACCGTGGAAGCCGGGCGACGCCAGCAGGCCAACGCCGCCATGACCATGGCCGTCCGCGGTTCCACGCTGGCCGGACCGGCCCTCACAGCGCTGCTCGCGGCGTTCCTGGACGTCCGTACGCTGCTGCTCGGCATCGGAGCGCTCTGGCTGGTCGCCGCGTTCGCCCCGAGCGGCGTGGCGACAAGGGCGAGGGAGGCGGAGCCGGGTACGGCGGCCGGCGTCCGGCCGAGCTCGGCGGAGGCGGAGCCCGACGTGGCGGCGACCGCTGGGTCCGGCTCGGGCCCGTCCCCGCGCACCGGGTTCCGCACCGAATTCCTGGAGGGCATACGGGAGGCGCGCCGCCACCCGTGGTTCCTCGCCGGACTCGGCGCCCTCGTCGCCGTCATCGCGCTCGGCTATTCGGCCACGAGCGTCGCGTTGCCGCTGATCAGCCGGGACCGCTACGGCACCGAGTGGGTTCTCGCCGCGGCGATGACCGCGTACACCGTGGGCGCGCTCGGCGGGGCTCTCGTGATCGCCCGCCTGCGTCCACGCTCACAGGGCTGGGCCGCGCTGGCCGGGCTGGGCGCGTACGGTGCGGCGCCGTTGAGCCTGATGCTGCCGGTGCACCCGGTCGTGGTGGTCGCGGCGTACGCCGTCGCCGGAATCGGCATCGAGTTGTTCAACGTGCCCTGGTTCACCGCCACCCAGCGCGAGGTCGCGCCGGACAAACTGGCGAGGGTCTCGTCACTGGACTTCCTGGTGTCCTACGGCCTCGCGCCCATCGGCCTCGCCCTGATCGCGCCCGCCATCGACCGCTTCGGCGTCACCCCGGTCCTCGCGGCGTGTGCCGCCGCCTGCTTCCTCGTACCGGCCGCCGCGGCGCTGGTCCCCACGGCCCGTCACTTCGCCCGCACGGCCCCGCCGGAGGCACGTACCGACCGCTCGACCGGCTGA
- a CDS encoding ABC transporter substrate-binding protein, which produces MRHPARLGIALTLALATAGCSTAGGGGPEADGESAARPPSTTGAAHGAGQQASVTSCGRQISPAEPPRRAVALDQSSTETLLELGLQDRMVGTANLKTKIPAPYAAAYAKIPVIAPKIATGEQLRAATPDFVVAGSADLYTADRAGTREELDALKVPTFVSAVDCPQHNPPGRTPFELLFSDYENLGRLFGAEERAGKLAADQRAAVARAGANTSRLRHGADRPTVVYLYSVFNGMPYVAGRTGLPSEMSRIVGADNAFDDVEEDWPEVSWEEVARRDPDFIVIGDLSERGRPGDSAAEKRATMKAHPVISRLAAVRDDRILEVPGIELDPSVRSVHTLGLLAQGMKDLGHAR; this is translated from the coding sequence ATGCGTCACCCCGCCCGTCTCGGTATCGCCCTGACCCTCGCCCTCGCCACCGCGGGCTGCTCCACCGCGGGCGGCGGTGGGCCGGAGGCGGACGGCGAGTCCGCCGCGCGTCCCCCGTCGACCACCGGCGCCGCGCACGGCGCGGGTCAGCAGGCCTCCGTCACCAGCTGCGGCCGCCAGATCTCGCCCGCCGAGCCGCCGCGGCGGGCCGTCGCCCTGGACCAGAGCTCGACCGAGACCCTGCTCGAACTCGGTCTCCAGGACCGGATGGTGGGCACGGCCAACCTCAAGACCAAGATCCCCGCGCCGTACGCGGCCGCGTACGCGAAGATCCCCGTGATCGCCCCGAAGATCGCCACCGGCGAGCAACTGCGTGCCGCCACACCCGACTTCGTCGTCGCGGGCTCCGCCGACCTCTACACCGCGGACCGTGCCGGGACCCGCGAGGAGCTGGACGCCCTCAAGGTGCCCACCTTCGTCAGCGCCGTGGACTGCCCGCAGCACAACCCGCCCGGCCGGACCCCCTTCGAGCTGCTCTTCTCCGACTACGAGAACCTGGGCAGGCTCTTCGGCGCAGAGGAACGCGCCGGCAAGCTCGCCGCGGACCAGCGCGCCGCGGTCGCCCGGGCGGGTGCCAACACCTCCCGGCTGCGGCACGGAGCGGACCGGCCGACCGTGGTCTACCTCTACTCCGTGTTCAACGGCATGCCCTACGTGGCGGGCAGGACCGGCCTGCCCAGTGAGATGAGCCGGATCGTCGGCGCCGACAACGCCTTCGACGACGTCGAGGAGGACTGGCCCGAGGTCTCCTGGGAGGAAGTCGCCCGGCGTGACCCGGACTTCATCGTGATCGGCGACCTGTCCGAGCGGGGCCGCCCCGGCGACAGCGCCGCCGAGAAGCGGGCCACGATGAAGGCGCACCCGGTGATCTCGCGGCTGGCCGCCGTCCGCGACGACAGGATCCTCGAAGTGCCGGGCATCGAACTCGACCCCTCCGTCCGCTCCGTCCACACCCTCGGCCTGCTCGCCCAGGGCATGAAGGACCTCGGACATGCCCGCTGA
- a CDS encoding FecCD family ABC transporter permease yields the protein MLLGSIAAAVRIGTADTGWTDLARVLATHLGLDVAPLPPLVDSLIWDLRLPRVLMAALVGAALAVCGTVLQAVTRNALADPYLLGVSSGASTGAVAVVVLGVGATTLGVTGGALVGALLSFALLLLLLRRTGLDSVRIVLTGVVVGQLLTALTSLILMASADADTTRAVTHWLLGSMAPARWSTVVVCAIVTPLGLTVAWLCSSALDGLAFGTDTAASLGIGVRHTRMLLLVVTAALTAVAVATVGAIGFVGLIVPHGVRFLVGPLHRVLLPYAALAGAVFLVWTDALARIAFAPREVPVGVITALLGVPLFLLVLRRRGEL from the coding sequence GTGCTCCTGGGCTCGATCGCCGCAGCCGTCCGCATCGGCACCGCCGACACCGGCTGGACCGACCTGGCCCGCGTCCTCGCCACCCACCTCGGCCTGGACGTCGCACCGCTGCCCCCGCTGGTGGACTCGCTCATCTGGGACCTGCGGCTGCCGCGCGTCCTGATGGCCGCCCTCGTCGGCGCCGCGCTCGCCGTGTGCGGCACGGTGCTCCAGGCGGTCACCCGTAACGCGCTCGCCGACCCCTACCTCCTCGGCGTCTCCTCAGGAGCGTCGACCGGAGCCGTCGCCGTCGTCGTCCTCGGGGTCGGCGCGACCACGCTGGGGGTCACCGGCGGCGCGCTCGTCGGCGCCCTGCTCTCCTTCGCGCTGCTGCTGCTCCTGTTGAGGCGTACCGGCCTCGACTCCGTCCGCATCGTGCTCACCGGCGTGGTCGTCGGACAGCTGCTCACCGCGTTGACCTCACTGATCCTGATGGCATCGGCGGACGCGGACACGACGCGGGCCGTCACGCACTGGCTGCTCGGGTCGATGGCGCCCGCCCGCTGGAGCACGGTCGTGGTCTGCGCGATCGTCACCCCGCTGGGCCTGACCGTGGCATGGCTCTGTTCGAGCGCCCTCGACGGGCTCGCGTTCGGCACCGACACCGCCGCCTCCCTCGGCATCGGCGTACGGCACACCCGGATGCTGCTGCTGGTCGTGACGGCCGCGCTCACCGCGGTCGCCGTGGCCACCGTCGGGGCCATCGGATTCGTCGGGCTGATCGTGCCCCACGGTGTGCGGTTCCTCGTCGGACCGCTGCACCGGGTGCTGTTGCCGTACGCGGCACTCGCCGGCGCGGTGTTCCTCGTATGGACGGACGCGCTCGCACGGATCGCCTTCGCACCCCGCGAGGTCCCCGTCGGCGTCATCACCGCACTCCTCGGCGTACCGCTCTTCCTCCTCGTCCTGCGCAGAAGGGGCGAGCTGTGA
- a CDS encoding ABC transporter ATP-binding protein — protein sequence MRITAENLSWSVAGTPVVREITASIASGETVGLLGPNGSGKSSLLRCLAGLRAPDTGAVRYDGAAVGEWSARGIARRVAYVAQDSGADSDLRVADVVGLGRTPFRDRWRGADATDRAVIAAALEVVGLTALAGRSWKALSGGERQRAHIARALAQQPYALLLDEPTNHLDVRHQLELMELLTGTGRTVLVALHDLSLAARYCDRLLLLHHGRLVAAGTPDTVLTTDRLAEVFEVDAELTRDSLGHPVVTYRRPLGASDRPVPPPPTR from the coding sequence GTGAGAATCACCGCCGAGAACCTGAGCTGGTCGGTGGCGGGCACACCGGTGGTACGCGAAATCACCGCGAGCATCGCCTCCGGCGAGACCGTGGGCCTCCTCGGCCCCAACGGTTCCGGCAAGTCCTCCCTGCTGCGCTGTCTGGCCGGGCTCCGGGCTCCCGACACGGGCGCGGTCCGGTACGACGGCGCGGCGGTGGGGGAGTGGAGCGCGCGCGGGATCGCCCGCCGTGTCGCCTACGTCGCTCAGGACTCGGGCGCCGACAGCGACCTGCGGGTCGCCGACGTCGTCGGTCTCGGTCGCACCCCGTTCCGGGACCGCTGGCGCGGAGCGGACGCCACCGATCGCGCGGTGATCGCCGCCGCCCTGGAGGTCGTCGGCCTCACCGCGCTCGCCGGCCGTTCCTGGAAGGCCCTCTCGGGCGGCGAACGGCAGCGTGCCCACATCGCCCGCGCGCTGGCCCAGCAGCCGTACGCACTGCTGCTCGACGAACCCACCAACCACCTCGACGTGAGACACCAGCTCGAACTGATGGAGCTGCTGACGGGCACCGGCCGGACCGTCCTCGTCGCCCTGCACGACCTGTCGCTCGCGGCCCGGTACTGCGACCGGCTCCTGCTCCTGCACCACGGCCGGCTGGTCGCGGCCGGCACTCCCGACACCGTGCTGACGACCGATCGACTCGCCGAGGTGTTCGAGGTCGACGCCGAACTGACCCGCGACTCCCTGGGGCACCCGGTGGTCACGTACCGCCGGCCCCTCGGCGCGTCCGACCGTCCGGTGCCGCCCCCACCCACCCGCTGA
- a CDS encoding Rossmann-like domain-containing protein, whose translation MTPPSPTPVEPPSGSTLPAAVLSAPALSSSLSVDRLITAALAGGHGPLPAGLTATSVFWIHHGTRLAGGDTTYLNQYVLVRVGGTFGGCAFEAGELTPAVCGDFSGTPLDVLLREAPNPLRIAALDAYLAHTRPHGVAAEHGDAEPVSLPSGTPEIRARARDAAIAGLLDIERGAKVGLIGVVNPLVAAIRERGGEPLPCDFNLRTTQWGDPVTDDMHEVLDRADAVVATGMTLSNGSFDTILDRCRHRGIPLIVYAQSGGAVARAFLGSGVTALSAEPFPFSQFSAEETVLYRYRAEGGA comes from the coding sequence ATGACCCCTCCCTCACCCACCCCCGTCGAACCTCCGTCCGGCAGCACGCTCCCCGCCGCCGTCCTCAGCGCCCCCGCCCTCTCGTCCTCGCTCTCCGTCGACAGGCTCATCACCGCCGCGCTGGCCGGCGGGCACGGCCCGCTCCCCGCCGGACTCACCGCGACCAGCGTGTTCTGGATCCACCACGGAACCCGCCTGGCCGGCGGCGACACCACCTACCTCAACCAGTACGTCCTGGTCCGCGTCGGCGGCACCTTCGGCGGCTGCGCGTTCGAGGCCGGCGAACTCACCCCGGCGGTCTGCGGCGACTTCTCCGGTACGCCGCTCGACGTCCTGCTGCGCGAGGCACCGAACCCGCTGCGGATCGCCGCTCTCGACGCCTACCTCGCCCACACGCGACCGCACGGGGTCGCCGCCGAACACGGGGACGCCGAGCCGGTCAGCCTCCCGAGCGGCACTCCGGAGATCCGCGCGAGGGCCCGCGACGCGGCCATCGCCGGTCTGCTCGACATCGAGAGGGGCGCGAAGGTGGGCCTCATCGGTGTGGTCAACCCACTGGTCGCGGCGATCCGCGAGCGCGGCGGCGAGCCCCTGCCCTGCGACTTCAACCTCCGGACCACCCAGTGGGGCGACCCCGTCACCGACGACATGCACGAGGTGCTCGACCGCGCCGACGCGGTCGTCGCCACCGGAATGACGCTGAGCAACGGCTCGTTCGACACGATCCTGGACCGCTGCCGCCACCGCGGCATCCCGCTGATCGTGTACGCGCAGAGCGGCGGCGCCGTCGCCCGCGCCTTCCTCGGCTCGGGCGTGACCGCCCTGTCGGCGGAGCCCTTCCCCTTCTCCCAGTTCAGCGCCGAGGAGACCGTCCTGTACCGCTACCGCGCGGAGGGCGGCGCATGA
- a CDS encoding GHMP family kinase ATP-binding protein has translation MTAAAHRGATPPATHPAAPDAEPGAAVDSGRHLTGTGHAPCHHGELLQGVFLDADGRRCAGLVTLPLAGPGSRAEFTRRPGTPPEALAVVPADRGKAARAAALAVTECARRTGLPPSGGRLRLTGDVPVGLGMGSSTSDVIAAVRAVADSYGLRLAPEAVARLSVRAERASDPLMLDTRPALFAQREGRILEVLGPALPPLAVVGCLLGGGAPVDTLALPVRETTDADVREYARLRTLLRRAIATGDVRLLGQVATASARRGQHVLKHREFGDLVAIARRSGAVGVQIAHSGAVAGVLFDPAAPGDPRQRLRACRHALDAHGIPTTRTFTTIPSLTTKECLDGPAHRRGDRPARPDTSRRPSRLPSL, from the coding sequence ATGACCGCCGCCGCACACCGGGGCGCCACTCCACCCGCGACCCACCCGGCCGCGCCCGACGCCGAGCCCGGAGCCGCCGTGGACTCCGGCCGTCACCTCACCGGTACCGGCCACGCCCCCTGCCACCACGGAGAGCTCCTCCAGGGCGTCTTCCTCGACGCCGACGGACGCAGGTGCGCGGGCCTCGTCACCCTCCCCCTGGCCGGCCCGGGCAGCCGGGCCGAGTTCACCCGTCGGCCCGGCACACCGCCCGAGGCGCTCGCCGTCGTCCCCGCCGACCGCGGGAAAGCCGCACGAGCCGCGGCCCTCGCGGTGACGGAGTGCGCCCGGCGGACCGGACTGCCGCCCAGCGGCGGGCGGTTGCGGCTCACCGGTGACGTACCCGTGGGCCTCGGCATGGGCAGTTCCACCAGCGACGTCATCGCGGCGGTCCGCGCGGTCGCCGACTCCTACGGGCTCCGCCTCGCCCCCGAGGCCGTCGCCCGCCTCTCCGTCCGCGCGGAACGGGCCAGCGATCCCTTGATGCTCGACACCCGCCCGGCCCTGTTCGCCCAGCGCGAGGGCCGGATCCTTGAGGTCCTGGGTCCGGCCCTCCCGCCCCTGGCCGTCGTGGGCTGTCTCCTCGGCGGGGGAGCGCCCGTCGACACCCTCGCCCTGCCCGTACGGGAGACCACCGACGCCGACGTCCGGGAGTACGCGCGGCTGCGCACCCTGCTGCGCCGCGCGATCGCCACGGGAGACGTACGACTCCTGGGGCAGGTCGCCACGGCCAGCGCGCGACGAGGCCAACACGTACTGAAACACCGGGAGTTCGGCGATCTGGTCGCGATCGCCCGGCGGTCCGGTGCGGTGGGCGTGCAGATCGCGCACAGCGGCGCCGTGGCAGGCGTCCTCTTCGACCCGGCAGCACCCGGGGACCCGCGTCAGCGCCTCCGTGCCTGCCGCCACGCCCTGGACGCCCACGGGATTCCCACCACCCGCACCTTCACCACCATCCCCTCGCTCACCACCAAGGAGTGCCTCGATGGACCAGCACATCGCCGAGGCGATCGGCCGGCCCGACCTGATACGTCTCGACGACCGTCTCGTCTGCCTTCGCTTTGA
- a CDS encoding pyridoxal-phosphate dependent enzyme, whose amino-acid sequence MDQHIAEAIGRPDLIRLDDRLVCLRFETMKVVSALAAVRHLLDTGAVRRGDTLLDSSSGIYAYALALACHRHGMHCHVVGSTTVDRTLRTQLAVLGATLEQMEPCDDLKLDQKRRVERVHEILAAHPEYHWMRQYHDDIHYLGYRGVADRIREATGTDRLTVVGGVGSGASTGALTRYLRGAPDTAPPGGPTDTRPGSAPADVALVGVQPYGSLTFGAQHTSDPEIIIAGIGSSIPFGNVSHELYDTLHWISFDAALSGAVDLLRRHAVFAGLSTGAAYLAARHERDRAPDRTVLFIAPDTGHRYTDSVYTRHREATPLAGLAPRDIADQAELALPWSRMPWNRTPVAASEAVSGDGVP is encoded by the coding sequence ATGGACCAGCACATCGCCGAGGCGATCGGCCGGCCCGACCTGATACGTCTCGACGACCGTCTCGTCTGCCTTCGCTTTGAGACGATGAAGGTGGTCTCCGCGCTCGCCGCCGTGCGCCACCTCCTCGACACCGGAGCCGTACGTCGCGGCGACACACTGCTCGACAGCTCCAGCGGAATCTACGCGTACGCCCTCGCCCTGGCCTGCCACCGGCACGGCATGCACTGCCACGTCGTCGGCTCCACGACCGTCGACAGGACGCTGCGCACCCAGCTCGCCGTACTCGGCGCCACGCTCGAACAGATGGAACCCTGCGACGACCTGAAACTCGACCAGAAGCGGCGCGTGGAACGCGTCCACGAGATCCTCGCCGCACACCCCGAGTACCACTGGATGCGGCAGTACCACGACGACATCCACTACCTCGGCTACCGCGGCGTCGCCGACCGCATCCGCGAGGCGACGGGCACGGACCGGCTCACCGTCGTCGGGGGAGTCGGTTCGGGCGCCTCCACCGGTGCCCTGACCCGCTACCTCCGCGGCGCGCCGGACACCGCCCCGCCCGGCGGCCCGACGGACACCCGGCCCGGATCCGCCCCGGCCGACGTCGCACTCGTCGGCGTCCAGCCCTACGGCAGCCTCACCTTCGGTGCCCAGCACACCTCCGACCCCGAGATCATCATCGCGGGCATCGGAAGCTCGATCCCCTTCGGAAACGTGTCCCACGAGCTGTACGACACCCTCCACTGGATCTCGTTCGACGCCGCCCTGTCCGGCGCCGTCGACCTCCTGCGCCGCCACGCCGTCTTCGCGGGCCTCTCGACCGGCGCGGCCTACCTCGCCGCCCGCCATGAACGCGACCGCGCCCCCGACCGCACCGTCCTCTTCATCGCTCCCGACACCGGCCATCGGTACACCGACAGCGTCTACACCCGCCACCGCGAAGCGACCCCCCTCGCCGGCCTCGCCCCCCGGGACATCGCCGACCAGGCCGAACTCGCCCTTCCCTGGTCCCGGATGCCCTGGAACCGCACCCCGGTGGCCGCGTCGGAGGCGGTGAGCGGCGACGGCGTCCCGTGA
- a CDS encoding D-Ala-D-Ala carboxypeptidase family metallohydrolase, translating into MTASLGGVVATAGTAQADGCYTWSRTLSQGASGADVTALQIRVAGYPGYGGVLAIDGAYGPGTAAAVQRFQAAYGLAADGVAGPATFSKIYALQDDDCTPAHFSYAELNNCNTTWAGGAVSAATAKSNALRTMWKLEALRHALGDQSIRVTSGFRSQACNNAVGGAASSRHLYGDAADLGAGPHSLCRLAQQARNHGFNGILGPGYPGHGDHAHVDHRAGRFWSASSCGI; encoded by the coding sequence ATGACCGCCTCCCTGGGTGGGGTGGTCGCCACCGCCGGCACCGCTCAGGCCGACGGCTGCTACACCTGGTCGCGCACCCTCTCCCAGGGCGCCTCCGGCGCCGACGTCACCGCGCTGCAGATCCGTGTGGCCGGGTACCCGGGCTACGGCGGGGTGCTGGCGATCGACGGCGCCTACGGCCCCGGAACGGCGGCTGCCGTCCAGCGCTTCCAGGCCGCCTACGGGCTCGCCGCCGACGGTGTCGCGGGCCCCGCGACCTTCAGCAAGATCTACGCGCTCCAGGACGACGACTGCACCCCCGCCCACTTCTCCTACGCCGAGCTGAACAACTGCAACACCACCTGGGCCGGCGGCGCCGTGAGCGCGGCCACCGCCAAGTCCAACGCCCTGCGCACCATGTGGAAACTGGAGGCCCTGCGGCACGCCCTCGGGGACCAGAGCATCCGCGTCACCAGCGGCTTCCGCAGTCAGGCCTGCAACAACGCGGTCGGGGGCGCCGCCTCGAGCCGCCACCTCTACGGAGACGCGGCCGACCTCGGCGCCGGACCCCACTCGCTGTGCCGACTGGCCCAGCAGGCCCGTAACCACGGTTTCAACGGGATCCTCGGCCCGGGGTACCCCGGGCACGGCGACCACGCCCACGTCGACCACCGGGCCGGCCGCTTCTGGTCCGCGTCCAGCTGCGGCATCTGA
- a CDS encoding C40 family peptidase: MAGKKKTRPFVTGLVVLGLVGTSGYLTLELRKQEVRGVAEVRDVGVLAGAGGKATASWPTGEERWTRHENPARSVLRGADGQVEAVLTDGARTAKLTGPARTFAEPTSTASKVSTTDWVRLMPRPWVKGAETQKWFKAWYAEVAGSTEDDVFAFASQYVAGARQQKDGKGVVFAGDANFGPLNTSGAEGGDLRLEQSDFYDYLGIPYAFRNGAVGTPEPMRARSLDCSGYMRMVLGYRARYPLMASDTSGDGLPRTANGMARSKQGVDVLPLTGITEQDRPAAIDQLQPGDLVFFKLDARTGPRLDHVGMVLGHDTEGHLIFISSREEVNGPTIGDIGGVSRLDGNGYYAKTLRSAKRL; the protein is encoded by the coding sequence ATGGCTGGGAAGAAGAAGACACGCCCGTTCGTCACGGGCCTCGTGGTCCTCGGGCTCGTGGGCACCTCGGGATACCTCACGCTCGAACTGCGCAAGCAGGAGGTGCGGGGCGTCGCCGAGGTGCGCGACGTCGGAGTGCTCGCCGGGGCCGGAGGGAAGGCCACGGCGTCCTGGCCCACGGGCGAGGAGCGGTGGACCCGGCACGAGAACCCGGCCCGGAGCGTACTCCGGGGCGCCGACGGCCAGGTCGAGGCGGTACTGACCGACGGGGCGCGCACGGCGAAACTGACGGGTCCGGCACGGACCTTCGCCGAGCCGACGTCCACGGCGTCCAAGGTGTCGACGACCGACTGGGTGCGGCTGATGCCCCGGCCCTGGGTCAAGGGCGCGGAGACGCAGAAGTGGTTCAAGGCGTGGTACGCCGAGGTCGCCGGCAGCACGGAGGACGACGTCTTCGCGTTCGCGTCCCAGTACGTGGCGGGCGCGCGGCAGCAGAAGGACGGAAAGGGCGTCGTCTTCGCGGGTGACGCGAACTTCGGGCCGCTGAACACCTCGGGGGCGGAGGGCGGGGACCTGCGTCTGGAGCAGTCCGACTTCTACGACTACCTCGGCATCCCGTACGCGTTCCGGAACGGCGCGGTCGGCACGCCGGAGCCCATGCGGGCCCGGTCCCTGGACTGTTCGGGCTATATGCGCATGGTGCTCGGCTACCGTGCGCGGTACCCGCTGATGGCGTCGGACACCTCCGGGGACGGGCTGCCGCGCACCGCGAACGGCATGGCGCGCTCCAAGCAGGGGGTGGACGTCCTGCCGCTGACCGGCATCACGGAGCAGGACCGCCCCGCGGCGATCGACCAGCTGCAGCCGGGCGACCTCGTCTTCTTCAAGCTGGACGCCCGGACCGGGCCGCGCCTGGACCACGTGGGCATGGTCCTCGGCCACGACACCGAGGGGCACCTGATCTTCATCTCCAGCCGCGAGGAGGTCAACGGCCCGACGATCGGCGACATCGGCGGCGTCTCCCGGCTCGACGGCAACGGCTACTACGCCAAGACACTGCGCAGCGCGAAGCGCCTGTGA